Within Scomber japonicus isolate fScoJap1 chromosome 1, fScoJap1.pri, whole genome shotgun sequence, the genomic segment GCCAGTTGATCTTGACGTAGCCATCACGGTCGCTCCTGGTCTGCTCGTGCTGGAAGCCCAGAGCGTGGATAATCTCGTGCTGGATGATACCGTGGTACATGCAGCCCTGCTTGTTGATAGAGAGCACCTGCATGCCTCCTGATCTGCCCAGAGCTGAGAAGCATCCACCTCTGCTCTCGATGCTGAGGAAGTCGCGCTCCCTCCCACGGGGGACAAAGCGGATGCAGGTACTGCTGTGGAAGCCTCTCATGGCTCTCTCGATTGTCTGCCTCTCATAGCTGCTGAACTGACCACTGATAGCGAAAGGGACCACCACCTGGCCATTACGGGCCTTCCTCCACATGCAGCTCTGGGACCAGCATCGTATGGCGTTTCTGGTTTTGGGAGCCAGCAGGTCTCCTTCCAGCAGTGTCTCATCGGTGGCGTTGTTGGACATCAGAATTCTGGTGCCGATGTCAACAGTGTCATCATTCACCTCGTCTTCGATGTCTTCCTCCTGGAGAGGACCTTCTCCACTGATTTCCTCCTGGATAGGATTTGCCTGAGAGAggccgagcagcagcagcagcagcaggctgacAGAGGGACTCATCTTCATCGTGGGTCTGGTGTCTGTGGAGCTTCTGTGGAGAGCTGCTGTGGAGAGACTCCTTGAAGCTTGATGTCTGACTCAGGTCAGTCCAGGGTCTTTATACTCTCCTCCACAGGTGTGTCTGCAGAGAATTATGGGTTGGGGTCCACACTGTTAGGCCTAAACAAACCTCTGAAGGGAGGACTCCACAGACAAACCTACTTTTTAAACATGGTTTGTTATGTCTGGCCATTATTGATGAACAAGGGTGGGACTGGGACATGTTTTTTCTAAACATTATATATGGTCGCCAGTTTAAGCTGAccaatgtatatttttatgttgttgcgagttttattttgtatgtttaatTAAATACCTTATTTCTTACCAGAAAAATATATCTGCTGATTTACAGACATCTCTTTCACAATGTCAGTCCATGGCAAAAAGTCTTTTGGACCCAATAGCATTATGTGATGTAATTACATAGTTCAGCCGCTAtgtcatattagcttcaaagcCTGGCGCTCTTCCTGGGGGCTTGGTTCCCGTTCGGCCCctagactttacattgttatttgatgtgtgtgtgacaccGCACATGGTAGCACTTGAAGAAAGGACAATCATCATGCTGTGAGCAGTTCACATTTATGTTGTGACTGTATACATGTAATAGTGTCATATCCAATGCTGGGGCTCTGAACAGCTGACAAATATTTTCAATTACATTATTTCTGTTGGTGGGATGCTTATGAGTCAGTTCATTGCAGAGAAACGcttaattacattttcagaGTTAAAGTTGAGTGAATCCTCAACTTTAGGTTTAAAGCAAACATACTTTGGGTTCATTAACATCCCCTATGTGACATGTTGAATGATTTGAAATGAGTGTCAGTGTCTTAAACTTCTGAAATTAACTTGAAGTGAAAGTTTGTGGATTTATGTTGCCCAAAGAATTAAGAAGTGTATATGTGGTGTAACCTGATTTAATTGCACCATGTAATGGTGGCTATCGAGTCAGCACAGATGCTGTAAAGTTGGACTTGAACAAATATGAATGTTCACTTTGTTTAAAGAGTGTGGTGGATCAGACTTTGAGTTAAAGGGAGAAACCACACTATTGGACTtgactaaaacaaaacaaggacaGTAAACCAAACCACAAATATTGAAACAAAGAGGCACGCACTAAGGACTACGGGGGCATTTTTGAGTTGAGAGAGAATTTAAAAAggcataaataaaattaaaacaaaacaactcttAAAAGAGTCTTGAACgcatttatgtaaaaatagtctCAATGCTTAACATTTTCaattcaagtcaagtcagttttgtTCAGTCAATGTAAACTCAGTCTGACAAAATGTCAACTTTGACATGATATCAtgtaaaatgtagttaaaaaatGCTTGAATTATCAAGCACAAGGTTTATGGCAGAGAGTAACTATGTTAGAATAGTGCTCAATATAATTCATGATGCTTCATTACTTAATCTGATGAATTCATCCAGAGTCTGAGCCTTATCCTGTCATGTGTTATCTTGTCAGGCTATCCTGCACTGTGTGACAAATTCAAATGTGGTtgtattgatattgatattaacATAcaacccttacatattgttcagaGTTAAATTTGAccatcctccttttttttcctttttttttaccatatgAGAGCAGTTAAAATCAAATTTAGatagacttttcctaatgtgacccacagtatacacaattggaaataaaatgcttttttgtttaAGCAGCTGATTTTATAGATGCAAATGTAGTAGTTTAATCTGGGTTATTAAACAAATCccaaatcagcattcaaacaggtttgctgtattcatcatattctataaaatgatCTCCTGGattataaaatagtgattgtcaatgtcttttttcccaCAAGATTAATCAAAAAGAACTAAATTgatattaatcaaacatttattaatgactgatggggaatttatgaatgtgaatggtgtagagactaattattagtcacaatatgaacagtatgtaagggttaatgtaCTTAGCTTAGAGATGGGAAAATGAAAGTATCAGGAAAATCCTTTTCCTATATTATGTAATAATtggtaaaataacataattctCCATATAATGtgacaaaataagacaacaataattagacatttttcactgattttattaaagacattttagacAACTTTTAGACGTCATCTTGCGCTCTACTATCTGAATGTATTGAAAGAATTTGGTAACAAGAACTGAAAGGTCATAATAGCTTTTGTTTTCCTAAATAATATCTTTGGCTGTGAAGGGGTCAGCAGGTCAGCAGTGTTGTTAGCATCTGTAGAGCAGGTTGATCCTTTTGACGTCCCAGCCTGACATGCCTCGCCTCTGACCGATCCGGGTGTTGGCGTTGGGGATGGGGGTGATGGTGTCCCTGCCGTTGATGGAGAAGGCTGTTCTTCCATAGTGCATGATGGAGGAGTAGTCGTAAGGAGTGTTCAGGTTGTTGGTGTTCTGCTTGTGGAAGTTGTATGCCATGGCTCGGTTCATGTTCTGCCAGTTGATCTTGACGTAGCCATCACGGTCGCTCCTGGTCTGCTCGTGCTGGAAGCCCAGAGCGTGGATAATCTCGTGCTGGATGATGCCGTGGTACATGCAGCCCTGCTTGTTGATAGAGAGCACCTGCATGCCTCCTGATCTGCCCAGAGCTGAGAAGCATCCACCTCTGCTCTCGATGCTGAGGAAGTCACGCTCTCTCCCACGGGGGACAAAGCGGATGCAGGTACTGCTGTGGAAGCCTCTCATGGCTCTCTCGATTGTCTGCCTCTCATAGCTGCTGAACTGACCACTGATAGCGAAAGGGACCACCACCTGGCCATTACGGGCCTTCCTCCACATGCAGCTCTGGGACCAGCATCGTATGGCGTTTCTGGTTTTGGGAGCCAGCAGGTCTCCTTCCAGCAGTATCTCATCGGTGGCGTTGTTGGACATCAGAATTCTGGTGCCGATGTCAACAGTGTCATCATTCACCTCGTCTTCGATGTCTTCCTCCTCGATAGAATTCGCCTGAGAGAggccgagcagcagcagcagcagcaggctgacAGAGGGACTCATCTTCAACGTGGGTCTGGTGTCTGTGGAGCTTCTGTGGAGAGCTGCTGTGGAGAGACTCCTTGAAGCTTGATGTCTGACTCAGGTCAGTCCAGGGTCTTTATACTCTCCTCAACAGGTATGACTGCAGAGGATTATGGGTTGGGGTCCACACTGTTAGGCCTAAACAAACCTCTGAAGGGAGGACTCTACAGACAAACCTACTTTTTAAACATGGTTTGTTATGTCTGGCCATTATTGATGAACAAGGGTgggacatgtttttttaaacattttatatggTCGTCAGTTTAAGCTGAATAATGTATATCTATACATTACTGCAtcacttatttatatatttaattaagtACCAAATTTCTTACCTTTATTCAGTTATAGCCTACCATCAGATATAAAAGTTAAAGTAAAGCCTTTCATAATGGTCACTGCCTCCATAACGAAAAATCTGTAATATCCGGAGGAAACATTAAACCCTGAATTAATTTTTCAATTTGATCAATGAATCAGTCTCATAACCATAAAGTAGTTTTGGCTTAACCGTAAAATATTATTTCACCAGAATATGTAAACGttactatatatctatctatacataAATGATACAGCCAAAATACTATGTGAAGATTTATAAATCATAACAATAAGATTGTGAAGCTTatcaaatatataatatcaaaaACGTATAGAATattcattttttccattaaaaCCTAGTAGCTAATGACAATAGGAATGAAGTTTTTAGATGAAATTATATTCatcaatatatatttacaaaatatttacatattaaaaaataaaaattactaAAGGAAGGCTAAACTTCAGTGTTGTAATTATAACTGTCGTTACCAGTTGAATTAaatttaataatgtgtttttttgttcttgttcaTTCATTTGGATGATTGTGCTTCACTGCAGAGTTCGACACTCGAAAgatgttttcactttcatctgctgaaggaggaaaactttcttttttcttggaGAGTCTCTCAATTTAAGGAGTGAGCCTAccagcaggatttgtgacatcacaactagtttggatcCAATCTTGGTCCAGCATGCAACTTAcacagtgtgatgtggaaagttgaagcctccagtacacaaacactgagaaattACTCAACAGTGCAGTAGAGATATCTTGTGTTCAgcagttaaaggtgcagtttgtagaatttagtggcaagTATGTTTGGATTAGGGAATCACCTGAACATGTGAATTATGTTTTCGttagcttagaatgagccttAATATCTACacagggagtgggtcctcttccatagAGCCTGCCATGTTCCAATGCCATGTTTCTATAGTagcccagaaaggacaaaccaagcactggctctagagagggcctttcgcATTTTTTGAGTTGAGAGGAGAGGGGCAGTATTCAGTTGGCTGCAATCTGCAATCTCACCGCTTACATACCACcgaattttacacatttttcttttcaaatattgGTATATTGAGGACTGTTTAATGAGGGAGGAGCATTTgtaattttaatgattttaacatAACAATTAAACTCTCTCTAAAAACCATATTAGAAATTGCTAGTGCTAGAGGGTATCtatgttgatataaaaataattaactttTCAATAAAGTAAGATcatttttagtatttattactatttttattgcACTGAGCTGGTGAGAAACAGTATTTCGTTTCATTCGATGTATGCAAATCATGATGCAAACTCATCGTCATTTCTATACTGAAACTATGATAAAATATATCTTGAATCTTGAGTAGCTATTCTGGCATTttgtaaacacacactgctgagaGTTGTTAGCCGTAACAGCTAAGAGACTTCTTCCCATAATATATTTGTATGAATTCGGAGCTTATAGGATGTATCacattattaaatatgtttgtCATATTTTAAGGATGTATTTTACTGTCTTGATACATACGAGCAGCGTCTCGTATAGCGTCCACACGGCGGAACAAAAAACCGGGAGTTTCAACTCGGACGTATAAACCATGAGCACGTCCTGCACTCTAGTTTGTTACATGCGAATATTGTATGGAGTTTGCTGAACGGTGgattaaaaacaaatcagagACTTTGCATTCACATcatcgctgctgctgctgctgctctcctctctggctGGTAATGCAAACGTCAAGCTCTACAAGCTCTAATGAAATCAGTCATTTGTCTCTTACTCATTGCAGAACTTGGATATTTTCGTCGGAAATGTGCATGTGCTGCTGCATAGTTCCATATTTTGACCATTTATAAATACGCGTGTTTCTCCTaagtattattgttatttttgcaCGCCTGCATGCATACCTTGTTAACAGGTTTTCACGTgtaatatttcaacatttgcGCTACACTGTTGAACACcaccaataaaaacaaacaaaccaaccaaaacaaaaattcaACTTAATGAATCCCCGATGTTATTTCGATTGGTGTATTTCAGTCATGCTTACATACAGAAGTTCTCACTCTTCAGTTTGAGTTCCTCAACCTCAAACATCCTCCAGCATCTTCATTGACATCTCATTAACGAATGTAGTTATAAACAGTCTAAGATCACCATCAGATTGGTAGAATAAGTTGGCtgaaaagtcaaagctccagcagtGGCGATTCTAGACCAAAATTACCAGGGGGGCCAGAGAGGGGCCAACAtgttttgaggggggggggggggggcccaTGTACCTTATATTCTTCGACCTACTTTTGCCAAATATCGGCCTTTTTCTAAACCCAGTGTTGCctaaaatacctgcaaaaacaCCTGCTTCAGCATCTGAAGCACATACAAAGCAtgtaattaattgaattaaaagcTGAAAACCTCATCTTGCATTAGAACATATTCATTCAGCTGGCTGAAATGGCTGCTCGGCGCGGGGGCCAGGACCAATTCTACAGGGGCCCTGGCCCACCCTGGCCCCTGTCTAAAATCGCCCATGCCAGCAGCATTTGTAGTAGCCTATAGAAGAACTTTATTAAAAGACCAAAGTGTTTCAGCTTTCTTAAAATacactatttctttttttattgatgtacCACACCTCCAGATGTCCCGATGActctgatgaaggccacaagctgAAACGTGTTGGTCTGTTAATAAAGTTCTcgtatactacaagtgttgttGGAGATTTGAttcaattcagatttttttccttttccatgcaccttggaagtagtTGAAGTTGTTCCTGAAACTTCCACCCTGTTTCTATAGAATAAGTTGGCTCAAAGCTTATTTGTCTTGTAAATTCAAAGATATAAATGTAGTGTATGTGGTCTTTTACATGTTAGGGAACATAACCCACTACCATCCTGCTGTATCTCTTACCAGGCATGTCTCAGGATAGTCAACATGGCAAGTGGACCATATCCAGcagtgatgatgacgatgatgaggTTCTTCCTCCTTCTGGGACTACTGTGTCAAAGTCCCACCGAGTACCTGACAGCTCCCACTGTTCTAACTCTCACCCCTCCCCCAAACTGGAACCAGCAACAACCAGTGTGGAGGTGAAACCAGAACCAGCTCCTGTATCCTCGCTTCTCATTGGCTCTGAGGCCAGACAATTAGCTGCAGTAAACCAGTTGAATCCAGTAAAGTACGAGTCCAGTCCTTCGTTGGCTGGAAAGCGTAAAAAGGATGTTTCAGATGGATCAGGCTGGGCCCTCTcagatagtgatgatgatgatgatgatgcagtcAATGGGAAGAGTGTCAGTAAAGTGTCACCAAAGAGGCAGCCTCCAAGCCCCAAAGCTAAGAAAGCGAAGGTGGAGAATGAGCGTCCTCCCAGCCCCCACGGCCGCTTCTACTATATCGATGAGCCCGAGGACTTCTTTGAATCCAGTGTTCCTTGCCTGAATGACACATACAGGTTCTACCTCAACAAAGTCACCGGCCTGGACAGGAAGTATAACAACGGAGCTCTGCACATCAGAGGTGAGAGGAGTTCAGTTTAATTAGGTTTGGTGCAGAAAGTTTGGTTTGGCATTTAAGGGACAAAAAGAGGATGAACTAGCAAAGATCACTACCTTCTATTAATACTTAGGg encodes:
- the LOC128380893 gene encoding high choriolytic enzyme 1-like; the protein is MKMSPSVSLLLLLLLGLSQANPIQEEISGEGPLQEEDIEDEVNDDTVDIGTRILMSNNATDETLLEGDLLAPKTRNAIRCWSQSCMWRKARNGQVVVPFAISGQFSSYERQTIERAMRGFHSSTCIRFVPRGRERDFLSIESRGGCFSALGRSGGMQVLSINKQGCMYHGIIQHEIIHALGFQHEQTRSDRDGYVKINWQNMNRAMAYNFHKQNTNNLNTPYDYSSIMHYGRTAFSINGRDTITPIPNANTRIGQRRGMSGWDVKRINLLYRC
- the LOC128380597 gene encoding high choriolytic enzyme 1-like produces the protein MSPSVSLLLLLLLGLSQANSIEEEDIEDEVNDDTVDIGTRILMSNNATDEILLEGDLLAPKTRNAIRCWSQSCMWRKARNGQVVVPFAISGQFSSYERQTIERAMRGFHSSTCIRFVPRGRERDFLSIESRGGCFSALGRSGGMQVLSINKQGCMYHGIIQHEIIHALGFQHEQTRSDRDGYVKINWQNMNRAMAYNFHKQNTNNLNTPYDYSSIMHYGRTAFSINGRDTITPIPNANTRIGQRRGMSGWDVKRINLLYRC